In the genome of Quercus robur chromosome 3, dhQueRobu3.1, whole genome shotgun sequence, one region contains:
- the LOC126717045 gene encoding uncharacterized protein LOC126717045 isoform X2, producing the protein MFYCQLNEPYIYRIYQRFSSKGPILKLKCMLKMWPRKLTRNLTYMNNFMVRRGNGDFDMASGEVATSGTDEKHEIDHKEGEDTRVLPVHYSNNYFSLVPSEFMPIKITFKVPPGVTPRAILITGVTVVGDENLSAKSSHSLAEAMPKDARYCDNNLYGAIDIYLKILSNYSRSKIIERECLEPFEKPECEAFDIFVNEVLCVGKRCPYSCVKRALHSFSFASTGSARVCSQGHGEDYQVQLAVSQCPRSCIHYVTPSQ; encoded by the exons ATGTTCTATTGCCAGTTGAATGAACCatatatttatagaatataTCAAAGGTTTTCATCAAAGGGTccaattttgaaattgaaatgcATGTTGAAAATGTGGCCAAGAAAGCTGACTAGAAATTTAACATATATGAACAATTTCATGGTTAGGCGAGGAAATGGTGATTTTGATATGGCCTCAGGAGAAGTTGCAACTAGTGGGACAGACGAAAAACATGAG ATAGATCACAAGGAAGGAGAAGACACTAGAGTTCTTCCTGTTCATTACTCAAACAACTATTTTTCACTGGTGCCCAGCGAGTTTATGCCCATTAAGATCACTTTTAAGGTCCCTCCAGGTGTCACACCTCGAGCTATTCTTATTACAGGTGTCACTG TTGTAGGGGATGAAAACCTTAGTGCAAAAAGTTCTCATTCACTTGCAGAAGCAATGCCAAAAGATGCTCGGTATTGTGATAACAACCTCTATGGAGCCATTGACATATATCTCAAG ATATTATCAAACTACAGCCGATCAAAGATTATTGAGAG GGAATGTTTAGAGCCATTCGAAAAACCAGAATGTGAAGCATTTGATATCTTTGTTAATGAGGTTCTCTGTGTTGGCAAAA GGTGTCCATATTCATGTGTAAAAAGGGCACTTCATTCCTTTTCATTTGCTTCTACTGGAAGTGCTAGGGTGTGTTCACAAG GTCATGGTGAAGACTACCAAGTTCAGCTCGCAGTAAGTCAGTGCCCAAGAAGTTGTATCCATTATGTTACACCTTCGCAGTGA
- the LOC126717045 gene encoding uncharacterized protein LOC126717045 isoform X4, whose amino-acid sequence MASGEVATSGTDEKHEIDHKEGEDTRVLPVHYSNNYFSLVPSEFMPIKITFKVPPGVTPRAILITGVTVVGDENLSAKSSHSLAEAMPKDARYCDNNLYGAIDIYLKILSNYSRSEIIEREWIDPFEKPECEAFDIFVNEVLCVGKGCPYSCVKRAPHAFSFASTGSARVSSQGHGEDYQVQLAVGQCPRSCIHYVTPSQRIILEELLDSILSMPYNSSAEAELLYSLLVKAKFENNRYQKPKKQPKTSTQHVDWF is encoded by the exons ATGGCCTCAGGAGAAGTTGCAACTAGTGGGACAGACGAAAAACATGAG ATAGATCACAAGGAAGGAGAAGACACTAGAGTTCTTCCTGTTCATTACTCAAACAACTATTTTTCACTGGTGCCCAGCGAGTTTATGCCCATTAAGATCACTTTTAAGGTCCCTCCAGGTGTCACACCTCGAGCTATTCTTATTACAGGTGTCACTG TTGTAGGGGATGAAAACCTTAGTGCAAAAAGTTCTCATTCACTTGCAGAAGCAATGCCAAAAGATGCTCGGTATTGTGATAACAACCTCTATGGAGCCATTGACATATATCTCAAG ATATTATCAAACTACAGCCGATCAGAGATTATTGAGAG GGAATGGATAGATCCATTCGAAAAACCAGAATGTGAAGCCTTTGATATCTTTGTTAATGAGGTTCTCTGTGTTGGCAAAG GGTGTCCATATTCATGTGTAAAAAGGGCACCTCATGCCTTCTCATTTGCATCTACTGGAAGTGCTAGAGTGTCTTCACAAG GTCATGGGGAAGACTACCAAGTTCAGCTCGCAGTAGGTCAGTGCCCAAGAAGTTGTATCCATTACGTTACGCCTTCACAGAGGATTATCTTAGAGGAGCTACTAGACAG TATCTTGAGCATGCCTTATAATTCATCAGCCGAGGCAGAATTGCTTTATTCTCTTCTAGTTAAAGCCAAGTTTGAGAACAATCGGTACCAAAAGCCGAAGAAGCAACCCAAAACTTCAACCCAACATGTTGATTGGTTTTAA
- the LOC126717045 gene encoding uncharacterized protein LOC126717045 isoform X1, producing the protein MPLPEREREMECFRLCSSTSTPPTLLFHKAVINLNGHNFPSNFKNPKLFCRSLSTPKYTVICNCRERTKGEAPLSSTSAYAVLGVEPDCSAAELKAAFRAKVKQFHPDVNRDMADSDSMIRRVIEAYEILSNYSRSEIIEREWIDPFEKPECEAFDIFVNEVLCVGKGCPYSCVKRAPHAFSFASTGSARVSSQGHGEDYQVQLAVGQCPRSCIHYVTPSQRIILEELLDSILSMPYNSSAEAELLYSLLVKAKFENNRYQKPKKQPKTSTQHVDWF; encoded by the exons ATGCCACtgccagagagagagagagagatggaatgTTTTCGTCTATGCAGTTCAACTTCAACCCCTCCAACTCTCCTATTTCACAAAGCCGTTATAAATCTTAACGGTCACAATTTTCCCtctaattttaaaaacccaaaattattTTGTCGTTCTCTTTCAACTCCTAAATACACAGTGATTTGCAATTGCCGAGAGAGGACCAAAGGGGAGGCTCCTCTGTCCAGTACTTCAGCTTACGCCGTGCTCGGCGTCGAGCCCGACTGCTCTGCCGCCGAGCTCAAAGCCGCTTTCCGAGCCAAA GTGAAGCAATTCCATCCTGATGTGAATAGAGATATGGCAGATTCTGATTCAATGATTCGCCGTGTAATTGAGGCATATGAG ATATTATCAAACTACAGCCGATCAGAGATTATTGAGAG GGAATGGATAGATCCATTCGAAAAACCAGAATGTGAAGCCTTTGATATCTTTGTTAATGAGGTTCTCTGTGTTGGCAAAG GGTGTCCATATTCATGTGTAAAAAGGGCACCTCATGCCTTCTCATTTGCATCTACTGGAAGTGCTAGAGTGTCTTCACAAG GTCATGGGGAAGACTACCAAGTTCAGCTCGCAGTAGGTCAGTGCCCAAGAAGTTGTATCCATTACGTTACGCCTTCACAGAGGATTATCTTAGAGGAGCTACTAGACAG TATCTTGAGCATGCCTTATAATTCATCAGCCGAGGCAGAATTGCTTTATTCTCTTCTAGTTAAAGCCAAGTTTGAGAACAATCGGTACCAAAAGCCGAAGAAGCAACCCAAAACTTCAACCCAACATGTTGATTGGTTTTAA